A stretch of the Balearica regulorum gibbericeps isolate bBalReg1 chromosome 23, bBalReg1.pri, whole genome shotgun sequence genome encodes the following:
- the TECTA gene encoding alpha-tectorin: MKKRLFLGTWVALLVITAWQRAHATASLYPFWQNDTKTPKVDDGSSPEIKISVPFIFFGAPYRSVYVNNNGVISFNALVSQFTPEAFPLTDGRAFIAPFWADVHNGIRGEIYYRESMDPELLRRASKDIRKHFKDMSSFSAIWIFIVTWEEVTFYGGSSTTPVNTFQAVLITDGVSSFAIFNYHEISWTTGTASGGDPLTGLGGVMAQAGFNGGNITNFFSIPGSRTPDIVNIEETTNVNIPGRWAFKIDGREIDPANGCSLRGQFLRQGEIFWDTANCTTKCRCLDFNNEIFCQEMACSPFEACEPKTKFFQCVPVESSTCVVFGDPHYHTFDGFLFHFQGSCSYLLARQCWPGSQLPYFNVEAKNENRGGSSVSWLRDIFVEVYSHKIVLPKGSFGKAKVDDLVVSLPVSLELGAIKVYQSGLSTALETDFGLLVTYDGQHYASVSVPGTYINATCGLCGNYNKDPEDDTLRSDGRLALSVPDLGESWQVPHPERKCSHGCLDNCSFCDAATESLYFTSEYCGFINKSGGPLWECSAIVDPTAFIHSCVYDLCSARDNGTGLCQAIQAYATVCQALGISVGEWRTQTGCAMAVRCPELSHYSVCASSCPATCSDLTAPLACESPCTEGCECNEGHVLSTDRCVPIQKCGCDVHGRYYAIGESFWAAADCTLECQCEDGGEARCFNTTCPEGEVCAIENGYRGCYPKRESLCLVGQNQVLQTFDGVTFPYPLEHSYTLLKTCPERPDFTEVDISQKKPGSAPNGPRVVRIQAVGQEVKIGGTSLSEIKVNGYDVELPYFHPSGRLEIYRSNNSTVMESEGLLAISYYDSGLLEIHLSTAYFNCTGGLCGFFNGNASDEFCLPKGKCTDNLELFLESWTTFDEICNGECGDLLKACHNDSELLKSYRSRSNCGIINDPTNSSFLECHSVVNVSAYYRTCLFRLCQSGGNRSELCDSVARYASACKNAEVDIGQWRSHSFCPLTCPENSHFEECMSCVETCETLAAGPVCADTCMEGCQCDEGFALRGTHCVPRGECGCNFEGRQLATNQTFWMDIACHFLCYCNGSDNSVYCEKVSCKDDEYCLEENGLYYCHVRTDASCIVSGYGHYLTFDGYSFDFQSSCALVLCTTIARPRAERSDTFPAFTVTAKNEDRDTSLALWVKQVEVEVFNYNIVIHRAYKYTVLINDERLYLPLKLGQGKVNIFAFGFHIVVETDFGLKVVYDWKTFLSVTVPRSFQNLTYGLCGRYNGNPEDDLAATGGTPAASVSDFVQSWAKRDAFCRVGCGDRCPACGKVEGFWKPQQLCSLIPSQSGVFAKCHSKISPAFFYKNCLFDTCVDGGAMQTACSWLQNYASTCQTQGIAITGWRNFTSCSVSCPPNSHYESCVSLCQPRCAAIRLKSDCSHYCVEGCQCDPGYVLNGKSCILPHNCGCYSDGKYYEPKQLFWNGDCTRRCRCFRRNLIQCDPRHCKSDEECALRNGVRGCFSTRSSFCLAAGGGVFRTFDGAFLRFPANCAFVLSTICQKLPDFSFQLIINFDKWSSPNLTIISPVYFYINEEQILISDRNTVKVNGSHVSIPFVTGLSTKIFSQEGFLVIDSSPDIQIRYNGFNIIKITIGERLQNKVCGLCGNFNGDRTDDYATLRGKPAVSSVVLAQSWKTNGMQKSCNELQYSQYAASCDNVQIQELQSDSYCLKLTDMKGFFQPCYGLLDPLPFYESCFLDGCYNHKKVQLCGSLAAYGEACRTFGILGTEWIEKENCSGVVEDPCVGADCPNRSCELDNGGELCGCIEPPPYGNTTHDIIDAEVTCKAAQMEVSISKCKLFQLGFEREGVRVNDRHCPGIEGEDFISFQINNTKGNCGNVVQSNSTHIVYKNTVWIESANNTGNIITRDRTINVEFSCAYELDIKISLDSVVRPMLSVINLTVPTQEGSFTTKMALYKNSSYKHPYRQGEVVLTTRDVLYVGVFVVGADSNHLILMLNKCYATPSRDSNDKLRYFIIEGGCQNMKDNTIGIEENGVSLTCRFHVTVFKFIGDYDEVHLHCAVSLCDSEKYSCKINCPQHTRMASVFTEEPKEQIISVGPIRRKRSDWCEDNGGCEQICTSRADGPLCSCVTGTLQGDGKSCRASSSSGERCARTTLLAAAQLWLWLWLRAAPRDLTS; this comes from the exons ATGAAAAAGCGATTGTTTCTCGGAACCTGGGTGGCCCTTTTGGTGATAACGGCATGGCAGCGAG ctCACGCCACGGCGAGCCTGTATCCGTTCTGGCAGAATGACACGAAAACGCCCAAAGTTGATGATGGAAGCTCTCCCGAGATCAAGATCTCCGTGCCATTCATCTTTTTTGGAGCCCCATACAGAAGCGTTTAT GTCAACAACAACGGCGTGATTTCCTTCAACGCGCTCGTCAGCCAGTTCACTCCGGAAGCCTTTCCCCTGACGGATGGCCGAGCCTTCATCGCGCCCTTCTGGGCAGATGTGCACAACGGCATCCGGGGAGAAATCTACTACAGGGAGAGCATGGACCCCGAGCTGCTGAGGAGAGCCTCCAAGGACATCCGCAAGCACTTCAAAGACATGTCCTCTTTCTCCGCCATCTGGATCTTCATCGTCACCTGGGAGGAAGTCACTTTCTACGGAGGAAGCAGCACGACTCCG GTAAACACTTTCCAAGCCGTCCTGATCACAGATGGAGTGTCATCTTTTGCCATATTTAACTACCACGAAATCAGCTGGACCACGGGGACAGCCAGCGGAGGGGACCCCCTGACCGGTCTCGGCGGGGTGATGGCCCAG GCTGGCTTCAATGGTGGAAATATCACCAACTTCTTTAGCATCCCAGGCTCCAGAACCCCAGACATAGTCAATATCGAAGAAACAACCAACGTTAACATCCCTGGGCGCTGGGCTTTCAAAATAGATGGCAGAGAAATCGATCCGGCCAATGGCTGCAGCTTGAGAG GACAGTTTCTCCGTCAAGGGGAGATCTTCTGGGACACCGCCAACTGCACCACTAAGTGCCGCTGCCTGGACTTCAACAATGAGATCTTCTGCCAGGAGATGGCTTGCAGCCCCTTTGAAGCGTGTGAGCCGAAGACCAAGTTCTTCCAGTGCGTGCCGGTGGAGAGCAGCACCTGCGTGGTGTTCGGAGATCCACATTACCACACCTTCGACGGCTTCCTCTTTCACTTCCAGGGTTCCTGCTCCTACCTCCTCGCCAGGCAGTGCTGGCCAGGCTCCCAGCTGCCCTACTTCAATGTGGAGGCCAAGAATGAGAACCGAGGCGGCTCCTCCGTCTCCTGGCTGAGGGATATTTTTGTGGAGGTCTACTCGCACAAGATCGTCCTCCCCAAGGGCAGCTTTGGGAAAGCGAAG GTGGATGACTTGGTGGTGTCCCTACCTGTCTCCCTGGAACTGGGTGCAATAAAAGTCTACCAAAGTGGATTGTCCACAGCCCTGGAGACTGACTTTGGTCTGCTAGTGACCTACGATGGACAACACTATGCCTCCGTCTCCGTTCCTGGCACGTACATTAACGCCACGTGCGGTCTGTGTGGGAATTATAATAAAGACCCTGAGGACGATACCCTCCGCTCGGACGGGAGGTTGGCCTTGTCTGTGCCAGACCTGGGTGAGAGCTGGCAAGTGCCGCACCCCGAGCGGAAATGCTCACATGGCTGCTTGGACAACTGCAGCTTCTGTGACGCCGCCACCGAGTCTCTCTATTTCACCTCCGAATACTGTGGCTTCATCAACAAGAGTGGTGGGCCGCTGTGGGAGTGCAGCGCCATCGTGGACCCCACTGCCTTCATCCACAGCTGCGTCTACGATCTCTGCAGTGCGCGGGATAACGGCACCGGCCTGTGCCAAGCCATCCAGGCGTACGCCACGGTGTGCCAGGCCCTGGGCATCTCAGTGGGAGAGTGGCGCACCCAGACGGGATGCG CGATGGCCGTGCGGTGCCCGGAGCTCAGCCACTACTCGGTAtgtgccagcagctgccctgccaCGTGTTCGGACCTCACGGCCCCGCTGGCCTGCGAATCCCCGTGCACCGAGGGCTGCGAGTGCAACGAGGGCCACGTCCTCAGCACAGACCGCTGCGTCCCCATCCAGAAGTGCGGCTGTGATGTGCACGGCCGGTACTACGCCATCGGGGAGTCTTTCTGGGCGGCAGCGGACTGCACGCTGGAGTGCCAGTGCGAGGATGGTGGGGAGGCCAGGTGCTTTAACACCACCTGTCCCGAAGGAGAGGTCTGTGCCATTGAGAATGGCTACCGGGGCTGCTACCCCAAGCGAGAGAGTCTGTGTTTGGTGGGACAGAACCAGGTGTTGCAGACGTTTGATGGCGTCACTTTCCCCTATCCACTGGAGCACTCCTACACGCTGCTCAAAACCTGCCCGGAGAGACCAGACTTCACTGAGGTAGACATCAGCCAAAAGAAGCCTGGATCCGCTCCCAACGGGCCACGCGTCGTGCGGATCCAGGCAGTTGGCCAAGAGGTGAAGATTGGAGGCACCAGCCTGTCAGAGATCAAG GTGAACGGTTACGATGTGGAGCTGCCTTATTTCCATCCTTCTGGCCGCTTGGAAATCTACCGTAGCAACAACAGCACTGTGATGGAGTCGGAGGGGCTCCTGGCTATCAGCTACTACGATTCAGGCCTCTTGGAGATCCACCTCTCCACTGCCTACTTCAACTGCACCGGGGGCTTGTGCGGCTTCTTCAACGGCAATGCCAGCGATGAGTTCTGCCTGCCCAAGGGCAAGTGCACCGACAACCTGGAGCTCTTCCTGGAGAGCTGGACCACGTTTGACGAGATCTGCAACGGGGAGTGCGGGGACCTCCTCAAGGCTTGCCACAATGACTCGGAGCTGCTCAAGTCCTACAGGAGCCGCTCCAACTGCGGCATCATCAATGACCCCACCAACAGCTCCTTCCTGGAGTGCCACAGCGTGGTCAACGTCTCGGCCTACTACAGGACGTGCCTTTTCCGCCTGTGCCAGAGCGGGGGCAACCGGTCAGAGCTGTGCGACTCAGTGGCACGCTATGCCAGCGCCTGCAAGAATGCTGAGGTGGACATCGGCCAGTGGAGAAGCCACAGTTTTTGCC CTCTCACCTGCCCAGAGAACAGCCATTTCGAGGAGTGCATGAGCTGCGTGGAGACTTGCGAGACCCTGGCCGCGGGCCCCGTCTGTGCAGACACGTGCATGGAGGGCTGCCAGTGCGACGAGGGCTTCGCCCTCCGCGGCACTCATTGTGTTCCCCGCGGCGAGTGCGGCTGCAACTTTGAGGGACGCCAGCTGGCCACCAACCAGACCTTTTGGATGGACATCGCCTGCCACTTCCTCTGCTACTGCAATGGCTCCGACAACAGTGTGTACTGCGAGAAAGTCTCCTGCAAGGACGATGAGTACTGCCTGGAGGAGAACGGCCTCTACTACTGCCATGTCCGCACCGACGCCTCCTGCATTGTCTCTGGCTACGGACACTACCTGACTTTTGATGGCTACTCCTTTGACTTCCAGAGCAGCTGCGCATTGGTCCTGTGCACCACAATCGCCCGGCCGAGGGCAGAGCGCTCGGACACTTTCCCGGCGTTCACTGTCACGGCCAAGAACGAGGATCGGGACACCTCTCTGGCCCTGTGGGTGAAACAAGTTGAAGTGGAGGTCTTCAATTACAACATCGTCATCCACCGTGCTTACAAATACACCGTGCTG aTCAATGATGAGCGTCTCTACCTGCCCCTGAAGCTGGGCCAGGGCAAAGTGAACATCTTTGCCTTCGGCTTTCATATCGTGGTTGAGACTGACTTTGGGCTAAAGGTGGTATATGACTGGAAGACCTTCCTCTCCGTCACCGTCCCACGCAGCTTCCAGAACCTGACCTACGGCCTCTGCGGCCGCTACAATGGCAACCCCGAGGATGACCTGGCGGCCACAGGAGGCACGCCGGCCGCCAGCGTCTCTGACTTTGTCCAGAGCTGGGCAAAGCGGGATGCATTCTGTCGCGTGGGCTGCGGTGACCGCTGCCCCGCCTGTGGGAAGGTGGAAGGCTTCTGGAaaccccagcagctctgcagcctcaTCCCAAGCCAAAGCGGCGTCTTCGCTAAGTGCCACAGCAAGATCAGCCCTGCCTTCTTCTACAAGAACTGCCTCTTTGACACCTGTGTCGACGGGGGGGCCATGCAAACAgcctgcagctggctgcagaaTTATGCCAGCACATGCCAAACGCAGGGCATTGCCATTACCGGCTGGAGGAACTTCACCTCATGCT CCGTCAGCTGTCCCCCCAACAGCCACTACGAGAGCTGCGTGTCCCTGTGCCAGCCCCGATGTGCCGCCATCCGGCTGAAGAGCGACTGCAGCCACTACTGTGTGGAGGGATGCCAGTGCGACCCCGGCTACGTCCTCAACGGCAAGAGCTGCATCCTTCCCCACAACTGCGGCTGCTATTCCGATGGCAAATACTATGAG CCCAAGCAGCTCTTCTGGAACGGGGACTGTACCCGCCGGTGCCGCTGCTTCCGACGTAACCTCATCCAGTGCGACCCGCGGCACTGCAAGTCGGACGAGGAGTGCGCCCTGCGCAATGGCGTCCGTGGCTGCTTCAGCACCAGGAGCTCCTTCTGCctggcggcgggcggcggcgtCTTCCGCACCTTCGACGGGGCCTTCCTCCGCTTCCCTGCCAACTGTGCCTTCGTCCTCTCCACCATCTGCCAGAAGCTGCCCGACTTCTCCTTCCAGCTCATCATCAACTTTGACAAGTGGTCCTCACCCAACCTCACCATCATCTCTCCCGTGTACTTCTACATCAACGAGGAGCAGATCCTCATCAGCGACAGGAATACCGTCAAG GTGAACGGCAGCCACGTGAGCATCCCCTTCGTCACGGGGCTTTCCACAAAGATCTTCAGCCAGGAAGGCTTCCTGGTCATCGACTCCAGCCCCGACATCCAGATCCGCTACAACGGCTTCAACATCATCAAAATCACCATCGGGGAGcggctgcagaacaaggtatgCGGCCTCTGCGGCAACTTTAACGGCGACCGGACAGACGACTACGCGACGCTGCGGGGGAAGCCGGCGGTCAGCAGCGTGGTGCTGGCACAGAGCTGGAAGACCAACGGCATGCAGAAGAG CTGCAACGAGCTGCAGTACTCGCAGTACGCCGCCTCCTGTGACAACGTCCAgatccaggagctgcagagcgACAGCTACTGCCTGAAGCTGACGGACATGAAAGGCTTCTTCCAGCCCTGCTACGGCCTCCTGGACCCCCTGCCCTTTTATGAGTCCTGCTTTCTGGACGGCTGCTACAACCACAAGAAGGTCCAGCTGTGCGGCTCACTGGCCGCCTACGGCGAGGCCTGCCGCACCTTCGGCATCCTGGGCACCGAGTGGATCGAGAAGGAGAATTGCT CAGGAGTGGTGGAAGATCCGTGTGTGGGCGCCGACTGCCCCAACCGCAGCTGCGAGCTGGACAACGGCGGGGAGCTGTGCGGCTGCATCGAGCCCCCGCCCTATGGGAACA CCACCCATGACATCATTGACGCAGAGGTGACCTGCAAAGCTGCCCAAATGGAGGTGTCCATCTCGAAGTGCAAGCTGTTCCAGCTGGGCTTCGAGCGGGAGGGGGTGCGGGTCAACGACCGCCACTGTCCCGGCATTGAAGGGGAGGACTTCATCTCCTTCCAGATCAACAACACCAAGGGCAACTGTGGCAACGTGGTGCAG TCGAACAGTACACATATTGTGTACAAGAACACGGTGTGGATCGAGAGTGCGAACAACACAGGCAACATCATCACCCGAGACCGGACCATCAACGTGGAGTTTTCCTGCGCCTACGAGCTGGACATCAAGATCTCCCTGGATTCGGTCGTGCGGCCGATGCTCAG CGTGATTAACCTGACGGTGCCGACGCAGGAAGGGAGCTTCACGACCAAGATGGCCCTGTACAAGAACTCCTCCTACAAGCACCCCTACCGGCAGGGCGAGGTGGTGCTCACCACCCGGGATGTTCTCTACGTGGGGGTCTTTGTCGTTGGGGCCGATTCCAACCACTTGATCCTGATGCTGAACAAGTGCTACGCGACCCCCTCACGGGACAGCAATGACAAGCTGCGCTACTTCATCATCGAGGGAGG GTGCCAAAACATGAAGGACAACACCATTGGCATAGAGGAGAATGGGGTGTCGTTGACGTGTCGCTTCCACGTCACTGTCTTCAAGTTCATTGGGGATTATGACGAAGTTCACCTCCACTGCGCCGTCTCACTTTGTGATTCAGAGAAATACTCCTGCAAAATA AACTGCCCTCAGCACACAAGGATGGCCAGCGTGTTCACTGAGGAGCCCAAGGAGCAGATCATCTCGGTGGGACCTATTAGAAGGAAGC